aactcaaaccCTCGTTACATTCTGTTCATCCACCTGGTGATAAATGACATGATGCAGCTGTTCCTGTCCACTCTTCTCCACATCATCAGCTACGCCCTTTACACAATCAGTGTACCGTTCTGCCTCATCCTGCTGatcatcaccatcctcaccacCCTCAACACCCCACTGAACCTGGCTGGCATGGCGGTCGAGTGCTACATCGCCATCTGCATCCCCCTCCGTCACGGACAGATCTGCACCATTAAGAAAACCTGCATCCTGATCGGTTTGATCTGGGTTGCGAGTGCATTCTCTATCCTACCAGATCTCTTCATCCTCCTGGCCACAGAGCCGCTGCAGTTTTTTCACTCTTCAGTTTTATGTGCCAGAGATTACGTGTTCAGAAGCCCTTACAGCCTGAAGAAGAGGGACGCTTCACACATTGTTTGTCTCGTCCTGGTTTGGCTCACACTCGTATACACTTACTTCAGGATACTGTTTGCTGCCAAGGAAGCGACTGCAGACATTAGAAAAGCCAGAAACACTATCCTGCTGCATGGTTTTCAGTTGCTGTTGTGTATGCTTACTTATGTGAGACCCATGTTTGAAGAAGGTCTGCTCTACTTATTGCCCAACCAGCTCCTGGACATACGCTTTGCCTGTTATGTCATTGTCCAGATCCTGCCACGGTTTGTTAGTCCCATTGTCTACGGACTACGAGACCAGACCTTCAGGACATACGTGAAAAGGCACCTGCTTTGTAAAGTGAGCATAAGAAACCACCCAGAAACCGTCACCATGTCAAACATGAGGCGCACGTTGAAACTGCAGTGAGAGTTTCTCCATTTCCAATCTggcaaagaaatacaaaaaataataatttatttctaCAACAGTAAATAACATGATCATTTATGTTTGAAATTAGTGTGGATGTGTTCTTACTTTTAACTTGTTGCTGTAACAATAGAAGGTTAATATGAGTAAATACATTTCAATAAATACTATAGCTCAGATTTTAGgtgaatattttcacatctttcAGATTTCTTCTCCACTAAGAATagtcaaaatataaaatattataactATTGTAAATCCATCATGACGGCAACTATGGGAATCAGAGGATGCATCATTGCAATTGTATCACAAGATATTCAAATCTTAAATGAAAAACCtcaattattaaataaaaaacactgaatgatgAAGACATCATAGCtcatatgttttaatttaatgcatGCACTCTCAAAGTAAAAGACTGTCTGTGAGATGAGGATAAAGGTACATGTTTAGTGTTTGATTACTGAGTACTGAAACTAAGGCAGTGGTTGGAAATAGGTGGCTCACGGGCCGAAACTGGCGGCAAGATTACTTTGATAATGGGGGGTAAAAAAATACATAGATCTCacgacagcaacagttactcacataatcacttcctcttaggtgactacaaaataaaagtgcaataatgttttttgcagcaatgctttatggcGCATTAAttgaaagcttttactttgaaaagttctgaaggacattcagaAGAGTCTGTGACTTGCCCCTCTGAAAAAAGTGtgagattggattcccctgaatgaggaGCGCAGGATTTTCCACTGTCTGGAGATGcaggggaaatgaaaataagcatccataGGTTCTCCCGCACATGCTTTATTATGAGACCGAATGTGAACGGTCTCTTCATAATAAATTTATTGAAGATGGGGGAAAAGTATGTTCCCATAACGTcaggatcaaacacacaactcTTCAAGTGGGAGACAGGTGCTGGACTGAGCTAACCAGGCACATAAAAACAAGCACATTTAATTTATCACTTGACCATGTTCTGGGTTCTGGCCGCCATCTAATGGCAAAAAGGCAGCCTCATCAGTGTGGCGGCTGTGGAACAATGTTAGCGCTCCCCCTTTGTTGGTGTGAAAATCTAAACACCATTACTAgcgttaaatatatatagttttattatagagaataatgcagcGAAATTAAGTCACTTGTGACAAACTGTACACCGCTCATCagacacttttttaaatttacagcAGAACCCAATGTACGTTTctatttaattcattaattaaacttccatttaaaacaacacattaccGGCTGAGATAACATGAATAAACATTGAATAAATCATCGACCACACTTAAGGTTATTAAAAaagtttacaacaacaaaatgtctcTAAACATTGGTGCTTTATTATAAAGAATCTGTCTGAAAAATATAAACTACATGGATGCATGCATCACACTCCTGAAGAGCTTGCAACAAGAAGTCAGTTAATAAATTAGTCTATTGAAAGTTTAGGTTTAACAATTgcaaaaatgttgaatattatgttgttttggcttcttaaatgtgaggatttgtctCCGACAGCACACGACATGTGGTGACGTCACCTTAGACTGTGAGGGACATTTCTCATTATTTCTAGATAATATATATTGATAGATATCTTTTATAAAGATTTGCTTTCTACACCAAACAATTATATAAACAGATAAGTCGTTAATGAAAATAGTAGACATCCCTGAATACATGAGGAAACTGAtaagaaataaaaggaaatcaACAGTGTGGAAGTATGAATTAAAGAAAAGTCaaattggattaaaaaaaacaacgctTACACCTccccttcatcatcatcatcatcatcatgtttttcCTGTACTCTGATAAACACTGAGGAGGATGACGACAAGAAAATCAAAGTGTTTATAAAGGCTCGTCTGCCGAGCTGTGTGCCTCCTGTGTGTCTGACCTGGACTCAGGTAGGTGGAGGTGAGACAGCTCCAGAGCTCTTTGGCAGTTTATCTGATCCAAATatttacagatttaaaag
Above is a genomic segment from Micropterus dolomieu isolate WLL.071019.BEF.003 ecotype Adirondacks linkage group LG18, ASM2129224v1, whole genome shotgun sequence containing:
- the LOC123956973 gene encoding odorant receptor 131-2-like translates to MNFSSINGTSSVTWNQRDTFTTAVTKNVIVTALCISINYINGTLVHTFRKHQIFNSNPRYILFIHLVINDMMQLFLSTLLHIISYALYTISVPFCLILLIITILTTLNTPLNLAGMAVECYIAICIPLRHGQICTIKKTCILIGLIWVASAFSILPDLFILLATEPLQFFHSSVLCARDYVFRSPYSLKKRDASHIVCLVLVWLTLVYTYFRILFAAKEATADIRKARNTILLHGFQLLLCMLTYVRPMFEEGLLYLLPNQLLDIRFACYVIVQILPRFVSPIVYGLRDQTFRTYVKRHLLCKVSIRNHPETVTMSNMRRTLKLQ